From a single Sphingobium lignivorans genomic region:
- a CDS encoding spike base protein, RCAP_Rcc01079 family, with protein sequence MTDLFASHLDSPTAPARRAFTIVPSDSAPIDPLPKAVRFNGAGTVTFRAVDSTADETWDVSAGEIVDVRMLYIRQTGTEIVSPGSHPTGISGIA encoded by the coding sequence ATGACCGACCTGTTCGCTTCCCATCTCGACTCCCCCACCGCGCCTGCACGGCGCGCGTTCACCATCGTGCCAAGCGACAGCGCGCCAATCGACCCCCTGCCCAAGGCGGTGCGCTTCAACGGCGCCGGCACCGTGACGTTCCGAGCGGTCGATTCCACGGCGGACGAGACATGGGACGTTTCGGCCGGCGAGATCGTGGACGTGCGCATGCTCTACATCCGGCAGACCGGCACGGAGATCGTCTCTCCCGGCTCGCACCCCACTGGCATCTCCGGGATCGCCTGA
- a CDS encoding fibronectin type III domain-containing protein, translating into MGGFGFGYGHGAAGRMRRRRFLFGGNAPASPGRIGDLLASPGNGQVTLTHSAPSANGSPITDYAYRYRIVGAPDWTDHADAVSSVPLAVVTGLVNDADPYEFQARARNDLGDGDWSNVAVATPSATALSKPVVALDFDAFAATIENAETGVSYEAFSVAPSGARTLLGVPAAGNGYTVACAGIGALELVVVATLGGVTRESDAYIFDPDNLIARFDFTALSDRALNGYEGWSASQMTIADGMVKKLANTGTTRAWRDLGGQLVGVKARMRRNASLGTQDSADRNWLELISNAAGTRCLRLQLWHSAFDVFTVGYAGGSLAKSYTGQANGRFNDRDVFEWKPATTADGKRFFQLFHQGVAQITSAIDGYTDRGFEVTDFLAGAAPADTLFFVRATTGNPGVAYPHRLLDQIEFRDYSSAVFSVGSTSYGWPTIHEEALFNARLEYLGAIAEVEVCFRTADGRRISAWETFATGGDGTASIAHHFPEAAYNTPDVYLVGRDKADPDKFFIHAIGTLRAFPLMPTLSDIQWGVNPTAMASWDTGPGALQDPGLVYGLQLIDSANTSISGQVPMLANGRPSGMLPDGAGGFMLKYYESGARREAQDGLGQYTLDPIHDPARWIVDIPSHGGAIANPQIISGGRLRFDVISYGVPSLTVRFRPVSGTSEPEPDGVGFSGYLTTPAAGFPPVDPSKLLRPSMVLGWGRADSNCRVSRFMQWHNSIGLPTPSIVYPFTRETAAALPIQQMLRAVIELDHVMWLSMRHQRSLEYWYRYAIETARIVKATTGYARDLLIEIGNERTNSVPDYIPGNAELFLIAAEGGFITGVERGNMLNEYRVDYIRPRTGQADVQAGKTVPFGQRLVGGMSGYNNMMVECIKEGGATTGDLLPPAGSARGDYGAWRVLATTAELESARDHCAAWLIGELRDIMNTGIVPARPDLSDPSVALEGRARSIHTVLPAQNPSTLGTYLCAGGAGTEHGRRIDYLGTTFYLNIDGFKNYYGAANMAAAVTADPGRRGRRLFQRHGRGFDQQDCSATHAGSDRRADDAGCWCSAQ; encoded by the coding sequence ATGGGCGGCTTCGGCTTCGGCTATGGCCATGGCGCGGCCGGGCGCATGCGGCGGCGCCGGTTCCTTTTCGGCGGGAACGCGCCGGCCTCCCCCGGGCGGATCGGTGACCTTCTTGCCTCCCCCGGCAACGGGCAGGTGACGCTCACACACAGTGCTCCGTCCGCGAATGGCAGTCCGATCACCGATTATGCATATCGCTACAGGATTGTCGGGGCGCCGGACTGGACCGACCATGCCGACGCCGTCTCGTCTGTCCCTCTGGCCGTGGTCACCGGCCTCGTCAACGATGCCGATCCCTATGAGTTTCAGGCTCGGGCCCGCAACGACCTGGGCGATGGCGATTGGTCCAACGTCGCCGTTGCGACACCGAGCGCCACGGCGCTTTCGAAGCCCGTCGTGGCGCTCGACTTCGATGCCTTCGCGGCCACGATCGAGAACGCCGAGACCGGCGTGAGCTACGAGGCCTTCAGCGTCGCCCCATCAGGCGCCCGGACATTGCTCGGCGTGCCCGCCGCCGGTAACGGTTACACAGTCGCCTGCGCCGGTATCGGCGCGCTGGAGCTGGTGGTCGTGGCGACGCTGGGGGGCGTGACCCGGGAGAGCGACGCCTACATCTTCGATCCTGACAATCTCATCGCCCGATTCGACTTCACGGCGCTCTCCGACCGCGCGCTGAATGGCTATGAGGGCTGGTCCGCCAGCCAGATGACAATCGCCGACGGCATGGTGAAGAAGCTGGCGAATACCGGCACCACGCGCGCCTGGCGCGACCTGGGCGGGCAGCTCGTCGGCGTCAAGGCGCGCATGCGCCGCAACGCGTCGCTGGGGACGCAGGACTCGGCCGACCGCAACTGGCTGGAGTTGATCAGCAACGCAGCCGGCACGCGCTGCCTGCGCCTGCAGCTCTGGCACTCCGCCTTCGACGTGTTCACGGTCGGCTACGCTGGCGGATCGCTTGCAAAGAGCTACACAGGGCAGGCGAACGGGCGTTTCAACGATCGCGATGTCTTCGAGTGGAAGCCGGCGACGACAGCGGACGGCAAACGGTTCTTCCAGCTGTTTCACCAGGGCGTCGCCCAGATCACGTCCGCGATCGACGGCTATACGGACCGGGGCTTCGAGGTCACGGACTTCCTGGCTGGCGCGGCTCCGGCCGACACCCTGTTCTTCGTCCGCGCCACCACCGGCAATCCGGGTGTTGCTTATCCTCACCGGCTGCTCGATCAGATCGAGTTTCGGGACTACAGCAGTGCCGTGTTCAGCGTCGGCTCCACGAGCTATGGCTGGCCGACGATCCATGAGGAAGCGCTCTTCAATGCCCGGCTCGAATATCTGGGCGCGATCGCCGAGGTCGAAGTGTGCTTCCGCACCGCCGATGGCCGCAGGATCAGCGCCTGGGAGACATTCGCTACAGGCGGCGACGGGACGGCCAGCATCGCGCACCACTTTCCAGAGGCCGCCTACAACACCCCAGATGTCTATCTGGTCGGACGGGACAAAGCGGATCCGGACAAGTTCTTCATCCATGCGATCGGGACCCTGCGCGCCTTCCCGCTTATGCCGACCCTCAGTGACATCCAGTGGGGTGTGAACCCCACCGCCATGGCCTCGTGGGACACCGGGCCGGGCGCTCTGCAGGACCCGGGCCTCGTCTATGGGCTGCAGCTCATAGACAGCGCGAATACCAGTATATCGGGGCAGGTGCCGATGCTGGCGAACGGTCGACCCTCCGGCATGCTGCCGGATGGTGCTGGCGGCTTCATGCTCAAATATTACGAGAGTGGCGCGCGGCGCGAGGCGCAGGACGGGCTGGGCCAGTATACGCTGGATCCGATTCATGATCCCGCCCGCTGGATCGTCGACATACCGTCGCACGGCGGCGCGATCGCGAACCCGCAGATCATCAGCGGCGGGCGCCTACGCTTCGACGTAATCAGCTATGGCGTGCCATCTCTCACCGTCCGTTTCCGGCCGGTGAGCGGGACATCCGAGCCGGAGCCCGATGGCGTGGGCTTCAGCGGCTATCTCACGACGCCGGCAGCGGGCTTTCCTCCGGTCGATCCTTCAAAGCTGCTACGCCCGTCCATGGTGCTGGGCTGGGGCCGGGCAGACAGCAACTGCCGGGTCAGCCGCTTCATGCAGTGGCACAACAGCATCGGCCTGCCGACGCCAAGCATCGTCTATCCGTTCACGCGCGAGACGGCCGCGGCGCTGCCCATCCAGCAGATGCTGAGGGCCGTGATCGAACTCGACCACGTCATGTGGCTCTCCATGCGTCACCAGCGCTCCCTGGAATACTGGTATCGCTATGCGATCGAGACGGCGCGGATCGTGAAGGCCACCACGGGGTATGCGCGCGACCTCCTCATCGAGATCGGCAACGAGCGCACCAACTCGGTGCCGGACTATATCCCCGGGAATGCCGAGCTGTTCCTGATAGCAGCCGAGGGCGGTTTCATCACCGGCGTGGAGCGCGGCAACATGCTCAACGAGTATCGGGTGGACTATATCCGGCCGAGGACGGGGCAGGCGGACGTGCAGGCAGGCAAGACGGTGCCGTTCGGCCAGCGCCTCGTCGGCGGCATGTCCGGCTACAACAACATGATGGTGGAGTGCATCAAGGAGGGGGGCGCGACCACGGGCGATCTCCTCCCACCGGCCGGCTCCGCGCGCGGGGACTATGGCGCGTGGCGGGTGCTCGCCACCACGGCCGAGCTTGAATCGGCGCGCGATCACTGCGCGGCATGGCTGATCGGTGAGCTGCGTGACATCATGAACACGGGCATCGTTCCCGCCCGGCCGGACCTGTCCGATCCCAGCGTGGCGCTGGAGGGCCGGGCCAGGTCGATTCACACGGTGCTGCCGGCCCAGAACCCGAGCACGCTGGGCACCTATCTCTGCGCGGGCGGGGCTGGCACCGAACATGGGCGGCGGATCGACTATCTGGGGACGACGTTCTACCTCAATATCGACGGCTTCAAGAACTACTACGGCGCGGCCAACATGGCGGCGGCGGTGACAGCGGATCCGGGCCGGCGCGGCCGACGCCTATTTCAGCGCCATGGTCGGGGCTTCGACCAGCAAGATTGCTCAGCAACGCACGCTGGCTCTGACCGTCGCGCAGATGATGCTGGCTGCTGGTGTTCCGCTCAGTGA
- a CDS encoding SGNH/GDSL hydrolase family protein, translating to MTTSITGFPFPIGHALIPGGAAGEHVVPGHLKPGDTLLHVRDITNGTPPSAVDRTAEFAVSTTKAGVIVNTTTNTSGRFLSVLWASGGGTAEEGPALDPSVSGLTLANTAAIRAGFAAVRAGTRDMRIITVGDSTTATGGVVTGNSRYNSWPARMARLLRDGGLATSHENLVGFNGQGTAANMNASFPNFTFTGQCNPVEESLGGKILGQSAAGTFTFTPSENVTGYRVLYAKSTSAGVFSWRINGGAATNVDRQIGAGYELGELIIDADDVPALATPGLHTISFSWVSGYHAVISIEGLRGERVVNVYNAAISSSKAVDWPTPTGRPYYRLELLQAEQADLVLINLGINDWRAANWTSAYNTALQSLITAAKAGGADVILLCPCPSAETSGESISAVRQGAYNDAILALGASNSVPVVNLRSFYGSGDAAVSAGYLLADGIHQTPEGYAATATLMADTLAYIEQMS from the coding sequence ATGACGACTTCGATCACGGGTTTTCCCTTCCCGATTGGCCACGCGCTCATCCCGGGCGGCGCGGCCGGTGAGCATGTGGTGCCGGGCCACTTGAAGCCGGGCGACACGCTGCTGCACGTCCGCGACATCACCAATGGCACGCCGCCCAGCGCGGTCGACCGCACCGCCGAGTTTGCCGTCTCGACCACCAAGGCGGGCGTCATCGTCAACACCACCACGAACACGAGCGGCCGGTTTCTGAGCGTGCTCTGGGCTTCCGGCGGGGGGACAGCCGAGGAGGGACCGGCGCTCGATCCGTCGGTCAGTGGCCTCACCCTCGCCAACACGGCGGCCATCCGCGCCGGGTTCGCCGCCGTGCGCGCCGGCACGCGGGACATGCGGATCATCACCGTGGGAGACAGCACGACTGCCACGGGCGGCGTCGTCACCGGGAATTCACGCTACAATTCCTGGCCGGCCCGCATGGCACGGCTGCTGCGCGATGGCGGGCTGGCGACCAGCCACGAAAATCTGGTGGGCTTCAACGGCCAGGGCACGGCCGCCAATATGAACGCCAGCTTCCCCAACTTCACCTTCACGGGGCAGTGCAATCCCGTGGAGGAGTCGCTGGGCGGCAAGATCCTCGGCCAGTCTGCCGCCGGTACGTTCACCTTCACGCCGAGCGAGAATGTGACGGGCTACCGGGTGCTCTACGCCAAATCGACATCGGCAGGCGTCTTCTCCTGGCGCATCAATGGCGGCGCGGCGACGAACGTCGATCGCCAGATTGGCGCCGGCTACGAACTCGGCGAGCTGATCATCGATGCCGACGACGTGCCGGCGCTGGCAACGCCCGGCCTGCACACGATCAGCTTCTCGTGGGTGAGCGGCTATCACGCGGTCATCTCGATCGAGGGCCTGCGGGGCGAGCGTGTCGTCAACGTCTACAATGCCGCGATTTCCTCCAGCAAGGCGGTGGACTGGCCGACGCCGACCGGCCGGCCCTATTACCGACTGGAGCTGCTGCAGGCCGAGCAGGCCGATCTCGTGCTCATCAACCTCGGCATCAACGACTGGCGGGCGGCCAACTGGACATCAGCCTACAATACGGCGCTGCAGTCGCTCATCACGGCGGCGAAAGCCGGTGGCGCGGACGTCATCCTGTTGTGCCCGTGCCCCTCGGCCGAAACGAGCGGGGAGAGTATATCGGCCGTGCGGCAGGGCGCCTACAACGATGCCATCCTGGCCCTCGGGGCGAGCAACAGCGTGCCGGTGGTCAACCTGCGCAGCTTCTATGGCAGTGGTGATGCGGCCGTGAGCGCGGGCTATCTGCTTGCGGACGGCATCCACCAGACGCCGGAAGGCTATGCCGCCACGGCGACGCTAATGGCGGATACGCTGGCCTATATCGAGCAGATGAGCTGA
- a CDS encoding phage tail protein, whose amino-acid sequence MSRVVDFVVGAATVVAGVLLAPVSPLIGSQLIIAGAAMFASSALNALLAPSRGNAERQAAETALNIGEEPRRAIFGRGATGGSLVDAFNYGGEHGTDWEVLVIALADHRCDAIEGFWVNDQYVTYTGDGFVPGFNNQLQIYTRLGTVGQTVPELLISQGGWSPSDRQRGVTHVTVAYKADAADAKNPIWTAGRPTFLWVVRGLRCYDPRHDSSVPGGAGAQRRNNPATWTWSENAEICRYNFDIGIYAEDRVDDPDMLLIGRGLSAIEAPPEMIFAAANLCDEPVALAAGGTEPRYRVGGTIYANEEFDDVEKAFAAAMGGILVQPEGTIGVEPGHAKAPVAWFTDDDLVRGTSASYSDERSDADEDWVNTVIPRYIEPTQRWSEHGAPIRRNTADVIADGGPREAPLTLRLVTSNTQAQRIGEIRRRLGRLAGTGGVTLGPRFAEIEEGDIVVWTSARRTAGVPVAFRVDSYRLDEKWQNTLALRRVASSVYSWTTADEIAPGATAEANTPPAVYGQPPAGDWSAVGGTVEGAVAAVPAITFSGGASDPHAIGILFEFRKDGDTAWTPMPVVAPGSTRQIVTAVQAGTAYQPAVTYFYDNGRGERRVLATVTTGDFTGVEGPPGASVAELTIYRASASAPATPTGGSFDVATRTLTPPSGWSLTMPTSGTRWSASGYAAWSGTSGTVTPTWFGVGGGISNGTDGDDGADGQATDVIFRRAATQPATPPDSSGVPPGWYATTGEVPASADPMWASFRTRATSASAWVHQAPRRVEGLDAINNVNRMRNTLFERGVQGWEMLTVAGVTITAPLALDIVGDARTLTFTATATASGQQAGIDTPAAYRVPVSPGERLSVQALCRSSGVVDSNLLRVQFYDAAGAQLAGTGINVQFLAGAQASFALMSGFVTVPVGASTMLVGLRTFSSGAGSFSGRLCKPMVASATAGQTTHPPFTPGHAEGADGDPGASVAELTIYRASASAPATPTGGSFDVATRVLTPPSGWSLTMPTSGTRWSASGYAAWSGTSGTVTPTWLGVGGGISNGTDGDDGADGQATDVIFRTSATQPATPPDSSGVPPGWYGTTGEVPASVDPMWASFRTRATSTSAWVHQAPRRVDGRDAINNVNRMRNTLFERGVQGWEMFAAGGVTITSPFALDIVGDARTLTFTGTASAAAEQQVAIYTPSAYHVPVTPGERLSVQALCRSTGVVGSNVLRVQFFDAAGAELAGTGTNIQSLSGAQASFALLSGFVTVPAGASTMRVVLWTIASGAGSFSGRLCKPMVASATANQTAHPPFTPGQADGADGANAKAVRLTASALGFIVASDGTNTPASITLTAEGQAVSGSPVFNVVTGAATLTGTGTSRDLTYANMSSDVVTVQVLWDGAPDTVTLYKLREGSNSLTRIVPNEAHALPADSAGNVTDYAGSGTTIQIFEGVLPLTFHTSLAPGRFTVGGPVVSPGGAITVGGRSGSGTNVCTVANHSGASAAAGAIIITYPITVQRANGAIVSLSVTQSLTKPRDGAPGAPGAPGDPGDPGISALSVSGSPSTVPVPAYFNGTPKAAPGSSQLKVFQSTIDVTAVASYGTPSSSGVTGASVSSSGLVSITGMTDATGQVTVPISYGGATATVRIEWVKVPDGNAAVSGSVAVTSLGNTSSYVTSASFNVSLAPGQVFSVNSSGSFQSSAGAYQPQLKLAFQNVTDGGAETDVPGSEVNGGTAAPAEPEVWSTSGPVENTNGVTKVFSIRLKSRRISAAGNSAAVSGTMGGSGT is encoded by the coding sequence ATGAGCCGGGTGGTGGATTTCGTGGTCGGCGCGGCCACGGTGGTGGCCGGCGTGCTGCTGGCACCGGTCAGCCCCCTGATCGGCTCGCAGCTCATCATCGCGGGCGCCGCCATGTTCGCTTCCTCGGCGCTCAATGCGCTGCTCGCGCCGTCGCGCGGCAATGCGGAGCGGCAGGCGGCCGAGACGGCGCTGAACATCGGCGAGGAACCCCGCCGCGCCATCTTCGGCCGGGGCGCGACAGGCGGCAGCCTGGTCGACGCGTTCAACTATGGCGGCGAGCACGGCACGGACTGGGAAGTCCTGGTCATCGCGCTCGCCGATCATCGCTGCGACGCGATCGAGGGCTTCTGGGTCAACGATCAGTATGTCACCTACACCGGCGACGGGTTCGTACCCGGGTTCAACAACCAGCTGCAGATCTACACGCGGCTCGGCACGGTCGGCCAGACGGTGCCGGAGCTGCTGATCAGCCAGGGCGGATGGTCACCCAGCGATCGTCAGCGGGGCGTCACCCATGTGACCGTGGCCTACAAGGCGGACGCGGCCGACGCGAAGAACCCCATCTGGACCGCCGGCCGGCCGACCTTCCTTTGGGTCGTGCGTGGCCTGCGCTGCTACGATCCCCGCCACGACAGCAGCGTGCCGGGCGGTGCCGGCGCCCAGCGCCGCAACAACCCGGCAACATGGACTTGGTCCGAGAACGCCGAGATCTGCCGCTACAATTTCGACATCGGCATCTATGCGGAGGATCGGGTCGACGATCCCGACATGCTGCTCATCGGCCGGGGACTCTCCGCGATCGAAGCGCCGCCCGAGATGATCTTCGCGGCGGCGAACCTGTGCGACGAGCCCGTCGCGCTGGCCGCAGGCGGCACAGAGCCGCGTTACCGGGTCGGCGGCACGATCTATGCGAACGAGGAGTTCGACGACGTCGAGAAGGCCTTCGCGGCGGCCATGGGCGGCATCCTGGTGCAGCCGGAGGGCACGATCGGCGTGGAGCCCGGGCATGCCAAGGCCCCGGTAGCCTGGTTCACGGACGATGACCTCGTGCGGGGCACGTCCGCCTCCTATTCGGACGAGCGGTCCGACGCGGACGAGGACTGGGTCAACACCGTAATACCGCGCTACATCGAGCCGACGCAGCGCTGGAGCGAGCATGGCGCGCCGATCCGCCGCAACACGGCCGATGTCATCGCGGACGGCGGGCCGCGCGAAGCCCCCCTGACACTGCGGCTCGTCACGTCCAACACACAGGCCCAGCGTATCGGGGAAATCCGGCGGCGGCTTGGCCGTCTGGCCGGGACCGGGGGCGTGACGCTCGGGCCCCGTTTCGCCGAGATCGAGGAAGGCGACATCGTCGTGTGGACCTCCGCCCGCCGCACAGCCGGCGTGCCGGTGGCCTTCCGCGTCGACTCCTACAGGCTGGACGAGAAGTGGCAGAACACGCTGGCGCTGCGGCGCGTCGCCAGCTCGGTCTACAGCTGGACCACGGCCGACGAGATCGCCCCGGGCGCGACGGCCGAGGCGAACACCCCGCCAGCGGTTTATGGGCAACCGCCGGCCGGCGACTGGAGCGCGGTCGGCGGAACGGTGGAAGGCGCAGTCGCCGCCGTGCCGGCCATCACCTTCAGCGGCGGCGCCAGCGATCCACACGCCATCGGCATCCTGTTCGAGTTCCGCAAGGATGGGGACACGGCCTGGACGCCGATGCCGGTGGTGGCGCCGGGCTCCACGCGGCAGATCGTCACGGCCGTCCAGGCCGGCACGGCATATCAGCCGGCGGTCACTTATTTCTACGACAACGGGCGCGGCGAACGGCGCGTGCTCGCGACCGTCACAACCGGCGACTTCACGGGAGTAGAAGGGCCTCCAGGCGCCTCGGTCGCCGAGCTGACGATCTACCGCGCGAGCGCATCGGCGCCCGCCACACCAACGGGGGGCTCGTTCGACGTCGCGACGCGGACGCTCACGCCGCCCTCGGGCTGGTCGCTCACAATGCCGACCAGCGGCACGCGCTGGAGCGCCAGCGGCTATGCGGCCTGGTCCGGCACGAGCGGGACGGTGACGCCGACATGGTTCGGCGTGGGCGGCGGCATCTCGAACGGCACCGATGGGGACGATGGCGCCGATGGGCAGGCGACGGACGTCATCTTCCGGCGCGCCGCCACGCAACCGGCGACCCCGCCGGACAGCAGCGGCGTGCCTCCCGGATGGTATGCCACGACCGGTGAGGTGCCCGCGTCGGCCGATCCGATGTGGGCAAGCTTTCGCACCCGCGCGACCAGCGCCTCCGCGTGGGTCCATCAGGCGCCGCGCCGGGTGGAGGGCCTGGACGCGATCAACAACGTCAACCGCATGCGCAACACGCTCTTTGAGCGCGGCGTGCAGGGATGGGAGATGTTGACGGTGGCGGGGGTCACGATCACGGCGCCGCTCGCGCTCGACATCGTGGGCGATGCCCGGACGCTGACATTCACAGCGACCGCGACGGCATCCGGGCAGCAGGCCGGGATTGACACGCCGGCCGCTTATCGGGTGCCGGTGAGTCCGGGTGAGCGACTGAGCGTGCAGGCGCTGTGTCGTTCGTCCGGCGTCGTGGACAGCAACCTTCTGCGCGTCCAGTTCTACGACGCCGCCGGCGCCCAACTGGCGGGCACGGGGATCAATGTTCAGTTCCTTGCAGGCGCGCAGGCGTCGTTCGCCCTGATGAGCGGTTTCGTTACGGTCCCCGTGGGGGCATCAACGATGTTGGTCGGGTTGCGGACCTTTTCATCGGGTGCTGGATCGTTCTCCGGGCGCCTGTGCAAGCCGATGGTGGCAAGTGCGACGGCCGGTCAGACGACGCACCCGCCGTTTACGCCGGGGCACGCCGAGGGCGCTGACGGCGATCCCGGCGCCTCGGTCGCCGAGCTGACGATCTACCGAGCCAGCGCCTCGGCGCCGGCCACACCCACCGGGGGCTCGTTCGACGTCGCGACGCGCGTCCTGACGCCGCCCTCGGGCTGGTCGCTCACAATGCCGACCAGCGGCACGCGCTGGAGCGCCAGCGGCTATGCGGCCTGGTCCGGTACAAGCGGGACTGTCACGCCGACATGGCTTGGTGTCGGCGGCGGCATCTCGAACGGCACCGATGGGGACGATGGCGCCGATGGGCAGGCGACGGACGTCATCTTCCGGACCTCGGCCACACAACCCGCCACGCCGCCGGACAGCAGCGGCGTTCCGCCGGGCTGGTATGGCACGACCGGCGAAGTGCCTGCCTCAGTAGATCCGATGTGGGCGAGCTTCCGCACCCGTGCCACCAGCACCTCTGCCTGGGTGCATCAGGCACCGCGACGTGTCGATGGCCGGGACGCGATCAACAACGTCAATCGCATGCGCAACACCCTGTTCGAGCGCGGCGTTCAGGGGTGGGAGATGTTCGCCGCCGGGGGCGTGACGATCACATCCCCCTTTGCGCTCGATATCGTGGGCGATGCCCGGACGCTGACCTTCACGGGCACAGCCAGCGCCGCCGCCGAGCAGCAGGTCGCGATCTACACGCCGTCTGCTTATCATGTGCCGGTCACGCCCGGCGAGCGGCTGAGCGTGCAGGCTCTTTGCCGATCGACCGGCGTGGTCGGCAGCAACGTCCTGCGCGTGCAATTCTTCGATGCTGCCGGAGCCGAGCTGGCGGGGACGGGCACCAATATCCAGAGCCTTTCCGGCGCGCAGGCATCATTCGCGCTGCTGAGCGGCTTCGTGACTGTGCCGGCCGGAGCGTCGACCATGCGGGTCGTGCTGTGGACGATAGCCTCGGGCGCGGGATCATTCTCGGGGCGGCTGTGCAAGCCGATGGTGGCGAGCGCGACCGCCAATCAGACAGCGCATCCGCCGTTCACGCCCGGGCAGGCGGACGGCGCGGATGGCGCGAACGCCAAGGCGGTGCGGCTGACGGCGAGCGCGCTGGGGTTCATCGTCGCGTCGGACGGGACGAACACGCCGGCCTCGATCACGCTGACCGCCGAGGGACAGGCCGTGAGTGGATCGCCGGTGTTCAATGTGGTGACGGGCGCCGCGACGCTGACCGGCACGGGCACGAGCCGGGATCTGACCTATGCCAATATGAGCAGCGACGTGGTCACGGTGCAGGTCCTATGGGACGGGGCACCCGACACGGTCACGCTCTACAAGCTGCGGGAAGGGAGCAACAGCCTCACCCGCATCGTCCCGAACGAAGCGCATGCCCTCCCTGCGGACAGCGCCGGCAATGTGACCGACTATGCCGGGTCCGGCACCACGATCCAGATATTCGAGGGCGTGCTGCCGCTGACCTTCCATACGTCCCTTGCGCCCGGGCGGTTCACGGTCGGCGGGCCGGTGGTGAGCCCGGGGGGCGCGATCACGGTCGGCGGGCGCTCGGGCAGCGGCACCAATGTCTGCACGGTCGCCAACCACAGCGGCGCCTCGGCGGCGGCCGGCGCGATCATCATCACCTATCCGATCACGGTGCAGCGCGCGAACGGCGCGATCGTCAGCCTCAGCGTCACGCAGAGCCTGACGAAGCCTCGGGATGGCGCCCCCGGTGCCCCCGGCGCGCCCGGCGACCCCGGCGACCCGGGCATCTCCGCGCTCTCGGTCTCGGGATCGCCTTCAACCGTGCCGGTGCCGGCCTATTTCAACGGGACACCGAAGGCTGCGCCGGGATCGTCCCAACTCAAGGTGTTCCAGTCGACGATCGATGTCACTGCAGTGGCATCATACGGCACCCCAAGCAGCAGCGGCGTGACCGGCGCGAGTGTCAGCAGCAGCGGACTGGTGAGCATAACCGGGATGACCGATGCAACCGGGCAAGTGACGGTGCCCATCTCCTATGGCGGCGCCACCGCAACGGTTCGGATCGAGTGGGTGAAGGTGCCGGATGGCAACGCCGCTGTCTCGGGTAGCGTGGCGGTGACGTCGCTCGGCAACACGTCGAGCTATGTGACGAGCGCGTCCTTCAACGTCAGCCTCGCGCCGGGGCAAGTCTTCTCGGTCAATTCGTCGGGATCGTTCCAATCGAGCGCTGGCGCCTATCAGCCCCAGCTCAAGCTCGCCTTCCAGAATGTCACGGACGGCGGCGCGGAGACGGATGTACCCGGCTCGGAAGTGAACGGCGGAACGGCGGCCCCCGCCGAACCGGAAGTGTGGAGCACCAGCGGACCGGTCGAGAACACGAACGGCGTGACCAAGGTCTTTTCGATCCGGCTCAAGAGTCGGCGGATATCGGCCGCGGGCAACTCCGCAGCGGTCTCCGGCACCATGGGAGGCAGCGGCACATGA
- a CDS encoding DUF6950 family protein codes for MRDIDALLAEIARRDPLPFDWGGNDCVRYVAACVRAQTGIDPLAGLDWTDEATARALLAALGGMEAAVDSRLRRIAPAFAMRGDVAGVADPDLGLALMIVEGQTLVGPGALRARRLPRAAMIASWSTMP; via the coding sequence ATGCGCGACATCGACGCCCTGCTCGCCGAGATCGCGCGCCGCGACCCGCTGCCCTTCGACTGGGGCGGCAACGATTGCGTGCGCTATGTCGCGGCCTGCGTCCGGGCGCAGACCGGCATCGATCCGCTGGCGGGGCTGGACTGGACAGACGAGGCGACCGCGCGCGCCCTGCTGGCGGCGCTCGGCGGAATGGAAGCGGCAGTGGACAGCCGCCTGCGGCGGATCGCGCCGGCCTTCGCCATGCGCGGCGATGTCGCCGGGGTTGCCGATCCTGATCTCGGCCTCGCCCTCATGATCGTCGAAGGACAGACGCTGGTCGGCCCCGGTGCGCTCCGCGCCCGACGCCTGCCCCGCGCCGCGATGATCGCGAGCTGGAGCACGATGCCATGA